In the genome of Triticum urartu cultivar G1812 chromosome 5, Tu2.1, whole genome shotgun sequence, one region contains:
- the LOC125511642 gene encoding disease resistance protein RPM1-like isoform X1, with product MEVPCLLFLKSACQCVVNQVTSSAGKEIALQEGVVNDAKFLSEELEEMLKYLVNVERDEASEVVDVGSSEDVKEAGGWVDKIRDTACDIHDCLQDLGPHGVEGLSLQNLWWATLASRHKVAAELKDLVSQVSRLSERKERYQRAGGRMVRRPAVWKEEAWLVVPDIDWRVDLGQLLARPDDSLVVIAVWLMTDPAAPAAGGARAPCLISDIFDDAERFQCRAWVTATHSVSVTDFLRALVRQLLANDSAPASLGALCDTEAMGTEELMKAAEHHLGEKRYLVVIEDVCTRPVWDWIKLFFPNDRNRSRLIVTSRRADVARHCAGRPTRSFMLERVLDDDARVYVSSDQGATASGISVVIQIEPYSEFIGRKKDVAELTRWISENVTEPWPISVYGPSGVGKSTLVRKVVYESPDLSSEIQRRAWITMMQPFNQQDFLRSIISQFQACSSLGRSTQSEINIQNMSEDELVTEISQLAAGDGRSLVIIDRLSAQEEWDQVKSCLWNDGDGGATCTVIVTTTNAAAAHHCSGNSNNMYKLSPLDSAAVRQLFYQTVFQHDGLIELCGPMVDHANHIIEKCDGNLLAIRIVSGLLGTKIRKSTEWEKLLNRLSSMLKDNPDLGIVSAAAKLSYDDLPSHMKYLLQYLSIFPRGRNLMRRRLARAWIAETYCRNARGYDAEEVEKIFNGLVMMSMIHPSKRAEITSGRINGCIVDDVFQQLGVSDAKLRDFIYILDEHPLDTNPTNSKIRHLVITVGWRRHDDERIDEFKKLDLSCARSLTVCGEWKSCFISTRMKLLRVLDLEDTEGLEEHHDLEQIGEFRHLKCLGLRNTGIAHLPNSLGKLLGLEELDIKGTYIAKLPSTVIHLTRLRRLHGGTVAARNARLDFVSEITRDCPGIIQSAASSAFCMCLLCLFKRKKPYGVRVPEKIGELKSVLTLGTIDVAGSRRVMKELQKLTQLQKLGVTGVTKHNTKHLCSTLERLHQLRSLMVDSSDSLSRLDTVCSPPLRLEALKLYGSLGTLPRWIKTLHNLHKLCLRSTLLDGDSVQVIAKLPNLIVLRLLAKSLVAEAMEFGSDAFPKLELLQIDGLENLMSLSFQGGAAPNLEILQIADCNFISEDGLRQFHDLPRIKKVSLDGVLVQKRPPHTSIPQGQAALVLNAGRRMRHTQAHVIRAAFRFKEAARRENSEIQE from the exons ATGGAGGTTCCGTGCCTCTTGTTCCTGAAATCCGCGTGCCAGTGCGTGGTCAACCAAGTCACCTCAAGTGCCGGCAAAGAGATTGCCTTGCAAGAAGGCGTGGTAAATGACGCCAAGTTCCTGTCGGAAGAGCTCGAGGAGATGCTCAAGTACCTCGTCAATGTGGAGAGGGACGAGGCCAGCGAGGTGGTGGATGTAGGGTCAAGCGAAGATGTGAAGGAAGCAGGGGGGTGGGTGGACAAAATCCGGGACACGGCCTGCGACATCCATGACTGCCTCCAGGACCTGGGCCCTCATGGTGTGGAGGGGTTGTCCTTGCAGAATCTCTGGTGGGCAACCCTGGCGTCACGGCACAAAGTCGCCGCCGAGCTCAAGGACTTGGTGTCCCAAGTCAGCCGCTTGAGCGAGAGAAAGGAGCGCTATCAACGCGCCGGCGGCAGGATGGTGAGGAGGCCGGCGGTCTGGAAGGAGGAGGCATGGCTGGTTGTGCCAGATATCGACTGGAGGGTCGATCTCGGCCAGCTGCTTGCTCGGCCGGACGACTCACTCGTGGTGATCGCGGTCTGGCTGATGACAGACCCTGCCGCTCCCGCTGCCGGCGGAGCAAGGGCCCCTTGTCTCATCAGCGACATCTTCGACGATGCCGAACGATTCCAGTGCCGTGCATGGGTCACGGCGACCCATTCCGTCAGCGTCACCGACTTCCTCCGTGCCTTGGTGAGGCAGCTCCTTGCAAATGATTCGGCACCGGCGTCGCTAGGTGCCCTTTGCGATACAGAGGCTATGGGGACGGAGGAGCTGATGAAGGCCGCAGAACACCACCTTGGCGAGAAGAGGTACCTGGTGGTCATTGAAGACGTATGCACGAGGCCCGTATGGGACTGGATCAAGCTCTTTTTCCCTAATGATAGGAACCGCAGTCGGCTCATAGTGACATCTCGAAGAGCAGATGTGGCGAGGCACTGCGCCGGCAGGCCGACCAGATCGTTCATGCTTGAACGAGTTCTTGATGATGATGCAAGGGTTTACGTCTCTTCTGACCAG GGCGCTACTGCTAGCGGAATTAGTGTGGTTATACAAATAGAGCCATACTCGGAGTTCATTGGCAGGAAGAAGGACGTTGCTGAACTAACTAGATGGATATCAGAAAATGTTACTGAGCCCTGGCCGATCTCAGTGTATGGGCCCAGTGGTGTTGGGAAGAGCACCCTCGTCAGGAAAGTAGTATACGAAAGCCCAGATCTCAGTAGTGAGATCCAAAGGCGAGCCTGGATCACCATGATGCAACCTTTCAACCAACAGGACTTCCTGCGCAGCATAATTTCACAGTTTCAGGCATGCTCTTCCCTGGGAAGGAGCACACAATCCGAAATTAATATCCAGAACATGTCAGAGGACGAGTTGGTGACTGAGATTTCTCAGCTCGCGGCAGGCGATGGGAGATCTCTGGTGATCATCGACAGGCTGTCAGCACAAGAAGAATGGGATCAGGTGAAGTCATGCTTATGGAATGATGGAGACGGAGGTGCTACCTGTACTGTTATAGTTACTACTACGAATGCTGCAGCTGCTCATCATTGTTCCGGGAATAGCAACAATATGTATAAGCTGAGCCCCCTTGATAGTGCTGCTGTCCGTCAGTTGTTTTATCAGACG GTATTCCAACATGATGGACTAATTGAGTTGTGTGGACCAATGGTTGATCATGCTAATCACATCATAGAAAAATGTGATGGGAACCTTCTCGCAATCAGGATTGTAAGTGGACTTCTTGGCACGAAAATTCGAAAATCTACAGAATGGGAGAAACTGCTAAACAGGCTTAGCTCAATGTTAAAAGACAACCCTGACCTTGGGATTGTCAGTGCAGCAGCAAAATTGAGTTATGatgatttaccatcccatatgaAATACTTGCTCCAATATCTTAGCATTTTCCCCAGAGGCCGCAACTTAATGCGTAGAAGATTGGCAAGGGCATGGATAGCAGAAACCTACTGTAGAAATGCAAGAGGATATGATGCTGAGGAAGTTGAGAAGATCTTTAATGGGCTTGTTATGATGAGTATGATTCATCCATCGAAGCGAGCAGAGATAACTAGTGGAAGAATAAATGGTTGCATTGTTGATGATGTGTTTCAGCAGCTCGGGGTTTCAGATGCAAAATTGCGGGATTTTATCTACATCCTTGATGAGCACCCTTTGGACACCAACCCAACAAACTCCAAAATCAGACATCTAGTTATTACAGTTGGCTGGAGAAGACATGATGATGAACGGATTGATGAGTTCAAGAAATTAGACCTCTCTTGTGCTCGATCACTAACAGTTTGTGGGGAATGGAAGTCTTGTTTCATTTCGACAAGGATGAAGTTGCTAAGGGTGCTCGATTTGGAAGACACTGAAGGTCTAGAGGAGCATCATGACCTTGAACAGATCGGGGAATTCCGGCATCTCAAGTGTCTGGGTCTCAGGAACACTGGAATTGCACATCTTCCCAACTCCTTGGGTAAGTTGCTAGGGCTTGAGGAGTTGGATATCAAGGGTACATACATTGCTAAGCTGCCATCTACGGTCATCCATCTTACAAGGCTGCGCCGTCTCCATGGTGGTACAGTGGCTGCACGCAATGCTCGGCTAGATTTTGTCAGTGAAATCACTAGAGATTGTCCTGGGATTATCCAAAGTGCTGCTTCATCTGCTTTCTGCATGTGTTTGCTATGTCTATTTAAGAGGAAGAAACCATATGGTGTGCGTGTCCCAGAGAAGATCGGAGAACTGAAGTCTGTTTTAACTCTGGGGACCATTGATGTTGCGGGAAGTCGGAGAGTTATGAAGGAGCTACAGAAGCTAACGCAGTTACAGAAGTTAGGGGTGACTGGCGTTACAAAACACAACACCAAGCATCTCTGCTCTACTCTTGAGCGTCTTCACCAGCTGCGGTCACTGATGGTCGACTCAAGTGATTCACTCAGCAGACTGGACACCGTGTGCTCACCGCCACTCCGTCTTGAAGCACTGAAGCTATATGGCAGTCTTGGTACGCTCCCAAGGTGGATCAAGACCCTTCATAATCTCCACAAGCTATGCCTGCGCTCGACACTGCTGGATGGGGATTCTGTACAGGTCATTGCGAAGCTACCCAACCTGATCGTGCTACGCCTTCTGGCTAAATCACTGGTGGCGGAGGCGATGGAATTTGGAAGCGACGCGTTTCCGAAGCTTGAGCTTCTGCAGATTGATGGGTTAGAAAATCTCATGTCCTTATCATTTCAAGGAGGAGCAGCCCCAAACTTAGAGATACTGCAGATCGCTGACTGCAACTTTATAAGCGAGGATGGCTTGCGTCAGTTTCACGACCTACCAAGGATCAAAAAGGTTTCACTGGATGGTGTGCTTGTTCAGAAACGACCTCCGCATACCAGCATTCCTCAGGGACAAGCAGCCCTGGTTCTTAATGCAGGCCGACGAATGAGGCATACTCAAGCACATGTAATTCGTGCTGCATTCCGCTTTAAAGAAGCAGCAAGAAGGGAAAATTCTGAGATTCAAGAATAA
- the LOC125511642 gene encoding disease resistance protein Pik-2-like isoform X2 produces MEVPCLLFLKSACQCVVNQVTSSAGKEIALQEGVVNDAKFLSEELEEMLKYLVNVERDEASEVVDVGSSEDVKEAGGWVDKIRDTACDIHDCLQDLGPHGVEGLSLQNLWWATLASRHKVAAELKDLVSQVSRLSERKERYQRAGGRMVRRPAVWKEEAWLVVPDIDWRVDLGQLLARPDDSLVVIAVWLMTDPAAPAAGGARAPCLISDIFDDAERFQCRAWVTATHSVSVTDFLRALVRQLLANDSAPASLGALCDTEAMGTEELMKAAEHHLGEKRYLVVIEDVCTRPVWDWIKLFFPNDRNRSRLIVTSRRADVARHCAGRPTRSFMLERVLDDDARVYVSSDQVFQHDGLIELCGPMVDHANHIIEKCDGNLLAIRIVSGLLGTKIRKSTEWEKLLNRLSSMLKDNPDLGIVSAAAKLSYDDLPSHMKYLLQYLSIFPRGRNLMRRRLARAWIAETYCRNARGYDAEEVEKIFNGLVMMSMIHPSKRAEITSGRINGCIVDDVFQQLGVSDAKLRDFIYILDEHPLDTNPTNSKIRHLVITVGWRRHDDERIDEFKKLDLSCARSLTVCGEWKSCFISTRMKLLRVLDLEDTEGLEEHHDLEQIGEFRHLKCLGLRNTGIAHLPNSLGKLLGLEELDIKGTYIAKLPSTVIHLTRLRRLHGGTVAARNARLDFVSEITRDCPGIIQSAASSAFCMCLLCLFKRKKPYGVRVPEKIGELKSVLTLGTIDVAGSRRVMKELQKLTQLQKLGVTGVTKHNTKHLCSTLERLHQLRSLMVDSSDSLSRLDTVCSPPLRLEALKLYGSLGTLPRWIKTLHNLHKLCLRSTLLDGDSVQVIAKLPNLIVLRLLAKSLVAEAMEFGSDAFPKLELLQIDGLENLMSLSFQGGAAPNLEILQIADCNFISEDGLRQFHDLPRIKKVSLDGVLVQKRPPHTSIPQGQAALVLNAGRRMRHTQAHVIRAAFRFKEAARRENSEIQE; encoded by the exons ATGGAGGTTCCGTGCCTCTTGTTCCTGAAATCCGCGTGCCAGTGCGTGGTCAACCAAGTCACCTCAAGTGCCGGCAAAGAGATTGCCTTGCAAGAAGGCGTGGTAAATGACGCCAAGTTCCTGTCGGAAGAGCTCGAGGAGATGCTCAAGTACCTCGTCAATGTGGAGAGGGACGAGGCCAGCGAGGTGGTGGATGTAGGGTCAAGCGAAGATGTGAAGGAAGCAGGGGGGTGGGTGGACAAAATCCGGGACACGGCCTGCGACATCCATGACTGCCTCCAGGACCTGGGCCCTCATGGTGTGGAGGGGTTGTCCTTGCAGAATCTCTGGTGGGCAACCCTGGCGTCACGGCACAAAGTCGCCGCCGAGCTCAAGGACTTGGTGTCCCAAGTCAGCCGCTTGAGCGAGAGAAAGGAGCGCTATCAACGCGCCGGCGGCAGGATGGTGAGGAGGCCGGCGGTCTGGAAGGAGGAGGCATGGCTGGTTGTGCCAGATATCGACTGGAGGGTCGATCTCGGCCAGCTGCTTGCTCGGCCGGACGACTCACTCGTGGTGATCGCGGTCTGGCTGATGACAGACCCTGCCGCTCCCGCTGCCGGCGGAGCAAGGGCCCCTTGTCTCATCAGCGACATCTTCGACGATGCCGAACGATTCCAGTGCCGTGCATGGGTCACGGCGACCCATTCCGTCAGCGTCACCGACTTCCTCCGTGCCTTGGTGAGGCAGCTCCTTGCAAATGATTCGGCACCGGCGTCGCTAGGTGCCCTTTGCGATACAGAGGCTATGGGGACGGAGGAGCTGATGAAGGCCGCAGAACACCACCTTGGCGAGAAGAGGTACCTGGTGGTCATTGAAGACGTATGCACGAGGCCCGTATGGGACTGGATCAAGCTCTTTTTCCCTAATGATAGGAACCGCAGTCGGCTCATAGTGACATCTCGAAGAGCAGATGTGGCGAGGCACTGCGCCGGCAGGCCGACCAGATCGTTCATGCTTGAACGAGTTCTTGATGATGATGCAAGGGTTTACGTCTCTTCTGACCAG GTATTCCAACATGATGGACTAATTGAGTTGTGTGGACCAATGGTTGATCATGCTAATCACATCATAGAAAAATGTGATGGGAACCTTCTCGCAATCAGGATTGTAAGTGGACTTCTTGGCACGAAAATTCGAAAATCTACAGAATGGGAGAAACTGCTAAACAGGCTTAGCTCAATGTTAAAAGACAACCCTGACCTTGGGATTGTCAGTGCAGCAGCAAAATTGAGTTATGatgatttaccatcccatatgaAATACTTGCTCCAATATCTTAGCATTTTCCCCAGAGGCCGCAACTTAATGCGTAGAAGATTGGCAAGGGCATGGATAGCAGAAACCTACTGTAGAAATGCAAGAGGATATGATGCTGAGGAAGTTGAGAAGATCTTTAATGGGCTTGTTATGATGAGTATGATTCATCCATCGAAGCGAGCAGAGATAACTAGTGGAAGAATAAATGGTTGCATTGTTGATGATGTGTTTCAGCAGCTCGGGGTTTCAGATGCAAAATTGCGGGATTTTATCTACATCCTTGATGAGCACCCTTTGGACACCAACCCAACAAACTCCAAAATCAGACATCTAGTTATTACAGTTGGCTGGAGAAGACATGATGATGAACGGATTGATGAGTTCAAGAAATTAGACCTCTCTTGTGCTCGATCACTAACAGTTTGTGGGGAATGGAAGTCTTGTTTCATTTCGACAAGGATGAAGTTGCTAAGGGTGCTCGATTTGGAAGACACTGAAGGTCTAGAGGAGCATCATGACCTTGAACAGATCGGGGAATTCCGGCATCTCAAGTGTCTGGGTCTCAGGAACACTGGAATTGCACATCTTCCCAACTCCTTGGGTAAGTTGCTAGGGCTTGAGGAGTTGGATATCAAGGGTACATACATTGCTAAGCTGCCATCTACGGTCATCCATCTTACAAGGCTGCGCCGTCTCCATGGTGGTACAGTGGCTGCACGCAATGCTCGGCTAGATTTTGTCAGTGAAATCACTAGAGATTGTCCTGGGATTATCCAAAGTGCTGCTTCATCTGCTTTCTGCATGTGTTTGCTATGTCTATTTAAGAGGAAGAAACCATATGGTGTGCGTGTCCCAGAGAAGATCGGAGAACTGAAGTCTGTTTTAACTCTGGGGACCATTGATGTTGCGGGAAGTCGGAGAGTTATGAAGGAGCTACAGAAGCTAACGCAGTTACAGAAGTTAGGGGTGACTGGCGTTACAAAACACAACACCAAGCATCTCTGCTCTACTCTTGAGCGTCTTCACCAGCTGCGGTCACTGATGGTCGACTCAAGTGATTCACTCAGCAGACTGGACACCGTGTGCTCACCGCCACTCCGTCTTGAAGCACTGAAGCTATATGGCAGTCTTGGTACGCTCCCAAGGTGGATCAAGACCCTTCATAATCTCCACAAGCTATGCCTGCGCTCGACACTGCTGGATGGGGATTCTGTACAGGTCATTGCGAAGCTACCCAACCTGATCGTGCTACGCCTTCTGGCTAAATCACTGGTGGCGGAGGCGATGGAATTTGGAAGCGACGCGTTTCCGAAGCTTGAGCTTCTGCAGATTGATGGGTTAGAAAATCTCATGTCCTTATCATTTCAAGGAGGAGCAGCCCCAAACTTAGAGATACTGCAGATCGCTGACTGCAACTTTATAAGCGAGGATGGCTTGCGTCAGTTTCACGACCTACCAAGGATCAAAAAGGTTTCACTGGATGGTGTGCTTGTTCAGAAACGACCTCCGCATACCAGCATTCCTCAGGGACAAGCAGCCCTGGTTCTTAATGCAGGCCGACGAATGAGGCATACTCAAGCACATGTAATTCGTGCTGCATTCCGCTTTAAAGAAGCAGCAAGAAGGGAAAATTCTGAGATTCAAGAATAA